One genomic region from Aliarcobacter cryaerophilus ATCC 43158 encodes:
- a CDS encoding ribonuclease HI, with translation MKKIELFTDSSVNPQSKIGFAAFLVKNDKDIILEKLNKSIKIKKFENTSSTRLELQALLWAINQIEKEKNDLSNILIDVYTDCQNIVNLKTRKYKLIENNYHSGTGKLIKNCDLYKEFFEKESKLNLNIIKVKGHKKTILKDNIDNIFNLVDKASRSALRNEFKDKNTLL, from the coding sequence TTGAAAAAAATAGAACTTTTTACAGATTCAAGTGTAAATCCACAAAGCAAGATAGGTTTTGCTGCATTTTTAGTAAAAAACGATAAAGATATTATATTAGAAAAGTTAAATAAAAGCATAAAAATAAAAAAATTTGAAAATACTAGCTCCACAAGATTAGAGCTACAAGCTCTACTTTGGGCAATAAATCAGATAGAAAAAGAGAAAAATGATTTATCTAATATTTTAATTGACGTTTATACAGATTGTCAAAATATAGTTAATCTAAAAACTAGGAAATATAAACTAATAGAAAACAATTATCACTCAGGAACTGGAAAGTTAATAAAAAATTGTGATTTATATAAAGAGTTTTTTGAAAAAGAGAGTAAATTAAATCTTAACATTATTAAAGTAAAAGGTCATAAAAAAACAATTCTCAAAGATAATATTGATAATATTTTCAATCTTGTAGATAAGGCTTCAAGAAGTGCATTAAGGAATGAATTTAAAGATAAAAATACTTTACTTTAA